The Nostoc sp. 'Lobaria pulmonaria (5183) cyanobiont' genome window below encodes:
- a CDS encoding acylase: MLNVRVYLWQFDQLRLKRKLFRFLAFILSAILVVVLANNSFATAPRTTEILWDTYGIPHIYGKDAPSAFQAFGWAQMQSHANLLLHLYGQARGKAAEYWGEEYLESDKWVLTMGVPNRASSWYQAQSPAFRSYINAFATGINAYAKAHPDLINDEVKIVLPIKPEDVLAHLQRVLDFTFIVNQEQAANITHTQSKAGSNGWAIAPKHSASGKAMLLANPHLLWSDLFVWYEAQITAPGMNASGAALVGIPVLAIAFNDHLGWTHTVNTLDGWDVYKLKLADNGYLFDGKVRPFTTSKFLLKVKQKNGSLVEQPLLVKSSVHGAVVQEKDGFAVALRVVGADRPGVLEQWWDMARSQNFNQFQKVLKRLQLPMFTVMYADRAGHIMHLFNGLVPIRQQGDFKYWEGLIPGDTSKTLWTKMHPYKDLPRVIDPPSGWLQNANDAPWTTTFPPAIKADDYPAYMAPRGKMSFRAQSSAKMLAEDPKISFENMIKYKHSTKMELAERILDDLIPAAQTYGDELARRAAEILAAWDRNANADSRGAVLFSFWWQEMDQEQTFSIPWSENSPRTTPDGLKDPESAAKALQIAATKVEKAYGKLDVAWGEVFRVHSGNLDLPANGGDGDEGIFRALYFAPAKDERFQAVAGDSYVAAIEFSQPVKAMALISYGNATQPGSPHITDQLPLFSQKQLRPVWRTRPEVLAHLEERKTF, translated from the coding sequence ATGTTGAATGTTAGGGTGTATTTGTGGCAATTTGACCAGCTAAGACTGAAAAGAAAATTATTTAGATTTTTAGCTTTTATCCTCAGTGCTATTTTAGTTGTCGTTTTGGCAAATAACAGTTTTGCGACTGCACCCAGAACTACAGAAATATTATGGGATACTTACGGCATACCGCATATATACGGTAAAGATGCTCCAAGTGCTTTCCAGGCGTTTGGTTGGGCACAGATGCAGAGTCATGCTAACTTGCTGTTGCACCTCTATGGTCAAGCTAGGGGAAAAGCAGCTGAATACTGGGGAGAAGAGTATTTAGAATCTGATAAATGGGTACTGACGATGGGAGTGCCCAATCGTGCTAGTTCTTGGTATCAGGCACAAAGTCCAGCTTTTCGTAGTTATATAAATGCCTTTGCCACTGGGATAAATGCGTATGCTAAAGCACATCCTGATTTAATTAATGATGAAGTAAAAATAGTATTACCTATCAAGCCAGAAGATGTGTTGGCACATTTGCAAAGAGTGCTGGATTTTACTTTTATTGTCAATCAAGAACAAGCAGCAAATATTACTCATACTCAATCGAAAGCTGGTTCTAACGGTTGGGCGATCGCACCCAAACATTCTGCCAGTGGAAAAGCGATGTTGTTGGCAAATCCCCACTTGTTATGGTCGGATTTATTTGTCTGGTATGAAGCACAAATTACTGCGCCAGGGATGAATGCTTCTGGAGCAGCCTTAGTGGGAATTCCAGTTTTAGCGATCGCCTTTAACGATCATTTGGGTTGGACTCATACCGTCAATACCCTTGATGGTTGGGATGTATACAAGTTGAAATTGGCTGATAATGGTTATCTTTTTGATGGCAAAGTCCGTCCTTTTACAACATCAAAGTTTTTGTTAAAGGTCAAGCAAAAGAATGGCTCGTTAGTCGAACAACCATTATTAGTTAAAAGTTCCGTCCACGGTGCAGTCGTTCAAGAAAAAGATGGGTTCGCTGTAGCGCTGCGGGTTGTCGGTGCAGACCGTCCCGGTGTGTTGGAACAGTGGTGGGATATGGCACGTTCTCAAAACTTCAACCAATTTCAAAAAGTATTGAAACGCTTGCAACTACCGATGTTTACCGTCATGTATGCAGATCGAGCCGGACACATCATGCACCTATTCAACGGTCTAGTGCCGATTCGTCAACAAGGAGACTTTAAATACTGGGAAGGCTTAATTCCTGGCGACACATCTAAGACTTTGTGGACAAAAATGCACCCATACAAAGATTTACCGCGTGTAATTGACCCGCCTAGCGGTTGGTTGCAAAATGCTAATGATGCACCTTGGACAACAACTTTCCCCCCTGCCATCAAAGCAGATGATTACCCTGCCTATATGGCTCCACGAGGAAAAATGTCTTTTCGGGCACAAAGTTCTGCAAAAATGTTGGCTGAAGATCCAAAAATTTCTTTTGAGAACATGATTAAGTACAAACATTCCACCAAAATGGAACTTGCAGAACGCATCCTTGATGACCTAATCCCTGCTGCTCAAACTTATGGTGATGAATTAGCCCGTCGTGCTGCTGAAATTTTGGCTGCTTGGGATCGGAATGCTAATGCTGATAGTCGAGGCGCGGTATTGTTTTCTTTTTGGTGGCAAGAAATGGATCAAGAGCAAACCTTTAGTATTCCTTGGAGTGAGAACTCGCCGCGCACCACACCTGATGGTTTAAAAGACCCCGAAAGTGCGGCGAAAGCGCTACAAATAGCAGCAACAAAAGTCGAAAAAGCTTATGGAAAGCTAGATGTTGCTTGGGGTGAAGTCTTTCGAGTGCATAGCGGAAACTTAGATTTACCTGCCAATGGTGGCGATGGCGATGAAGGAATATTCCGTGCCCTCTATTTTGCTCCAGCTAAGGATGAACGCTTTCAAGCCGTAGCTGGTGATAGTTATGTTGCAGCCATTGAATTTTCGCAACCAGTAAAAGCAATGGCTCTCATCAGCTACGGTAACGCTACTCAACCCGGTTCACCCCATATTACCGACCAACTACCACTGTTTTCTCAGAAGCAATTGCGTCCTGTTTGGCGAACTCGTCCAGAAGTATTAGCACACTTGGAGGAACGCAAAACTTTTTGA
- a CDS encoding ATP-binding protein has protein sequence MSQDLLNSFQEAYSNLELFPLMEWNEMERFRVEYGDDLIADLNQLVEDSPNGDGKIVFTGHRGCGKSTLLAEFSRQIQDKYFVVLFSIADKIEMSAVNHINILFAIAVNLMTEAEARKVDIPQSTKEALYKWFATRTRTEESNLQTEASIGFDLLKLISSKLKADASVRDEIKQEFERKLSDLVARINEIAALIQAATKQNVLVIIDDLDKLDLGRVNEIYRDNIKALCQPNFQIIYTIPIAVLRETFISTIIATETNDQVVAMPVLKIFEKGKNRFPNAEPRPEATKILGEVLEKRIPSELITAETAEKIVIYSGGVLRELIRISKECCRICLRTIRRNPSAKVIIDDKILLQAINKIRNDFSIRLGKVDIDILQSVYEQFMPNDPKQAEFLDLLHGLYVLEYRTDETWYDVHPIIIESLKRQGAINVK, from the coding sequence ATGTCTCAAGACTTATTAAACTCCTTTCAAGAAGCATACAGCAATCTCGAACTGTTTCCGTTGATGGAATGGAACGAAATGGAAAGATTTCGAGTCGAATATGGTGATGATTTGATTGCAGACCTGAACCAATTAGTGGAAGATAGTCCTAATGGAGATGGCAAAATTGTCTTTACAGGACATCGAGGATGTGGTAAGTCTACTTTGTTAGCTGAGTTTAGCCGACAAATTCAAGATAAATATTTTGTAGTTCTCTTTTCTATTGCTGACAAAATTGAAATGTCGGCTGTTAATCATATTAATATACTGTTTGCGATCGCAGTTAATTTAATGACAGAAGCAGAAGCACGCAAAGTTGATATTCCGCAATCTACTAAAGAAGCTCTTTATAAGTGGTTTGCTACCCGCACTCGCACTGAAGAATCAAATTTGCAAACAGAAGCTAGTATAGGTTTTGACCTCTTAAAACTGATTAGTTCTAAATTAAAAGCTGATGCTAGCGTTCGGGATGAAATTAAGCAAGAGTTTGAACGTAAGTTATCAGATTTAGTTGCCAGAATTAACGAAATAGCTGCTTTAATTCAAGCTGCAACTAAACAAAACGTTTTAGTAATTATTGATGATTTAGACAAACTAGACTTAGGCAGAGTTAATGAGATTTATCGAGATAACATTAAAGCTCTTTGTCAACCTAATTTTCAAATTATCTACACTATCCCGATCGCAGTCCTTCGGGAAACATTTATCAGCACAATAATTGCCACTGAAACCAACGATCAAGTTGTGGCAATGCCTGTCTTAAAAATCTTTGAGAAAGGTAAAAATCGCTTCCCTAACGCTGAACCTCGCCCAGAAGCAACAAAGATTCTCGGTGAAGTTTTAGAAAAGCGAATTCCCAGTGAATTAATTACAGCAGAAACGGCTGAAAAAATTGTGATTTACAGTGGTGGCGTATTGCGAGAGTTAATTCGGATTTCTAAGGAATGTTGCCGTATATGTTTGCGAACGATCCGGCGAAATCCTTCAGCCAAAGTTATTATTGATGATAAAATTCTCCTGCAAGCAATCAATAAAATTCGCAATGATTTTTCCATACGCTTAGGAAAGGTTGATATCGATATTTTGCAGAGTGTGTATGAACAATTTATGCCCAACGATCCCAAACAAGCAGAGTTTTTAGATTTGTTACATGGGCTGTATGTTCTAGAATATCGCACTGATGAAACTTGGTATGATGTTCATCCTATTATTATCGAAAGCTTGAAAAGACAGGGAGCCATTAATGTTAAATGA
- a CDS encoding iron chelate uptake ABC transporter family permease subunit yields MARQLVGGNHQGLIPVAGITGAMILVLSDFIGRIIFAPIEIPCGIVTAVIGAPDFIY; encoded by the coding sequence ATTGCTCGTCAATTAGTAGGTGGAAATCATCAAGGTTTGATTCCAGTAGCGGGAATAACAGGAGCAATGATTCTGGTTTTGTCTGATTTTATTGGCAGAATTATTTTTGCTCCTATCGAAATTCCTTGTGGAATTGTTACTGCTGTGATTGGTGCTCCAGATTTTATTTATTAA